From one Paractinoplanes brasiliensis genomic stretch:
- a CDS encoding dioxygenase family protein: MTSTTSAADARIPASHPFAAHVRRAAAAEASDPHREWTPADGAMPSLYVSHGGGPMPFESPQWLDPLRTWARSLPKPKAILVVSAHWESAPLSVSAARPAELVYDFGGFNPMYYTFRYDTPDAGELARQVTAMMPDREQVHGHHSRGLDHGAWVPLKIMYPLADVPVLQLSLPTEDPDELLALGARLRPLREQGVLVIGSGHMTHGLPFLTREMFTENKVPGWSADFDAWAADALDRGDVAELARFRSAAPGMPFSHPTVEHFTPLFVTLGAATEPTAPVITKLEGYSVGLSRRSFQAA; encoded by the coding sequence ATGACCAGCACCACCTCGGCCGCCGACGCCCGCATCCCTGCCTCGCACCCGTTCGCGGCGCACGTGCGCCGGGCCGCGGCCGCCGAGGCCTCCGACCCGCACCGCGAGTGGACCCCGGCCGACGGGGCGATGCCCAGCCTGTACGTCAGCCACGGCGGCGGCCCGATGCCGTTCGAGAGCCCGCAATGGCTCGACCCGCTGCGCACCTGGGCCCGTTCGCTGCCCAAGCCCAAGGCGATCCTGGTGGTCAGCGCGCACTGGGAGTCGGCGCCGCTGTCGGTCAGCGCGGCCCGCCCGGCCGAGCTGGTCTACGACTTCGGCGGCTTCAACCCGATGTACTACACCTTCCGGTACGACACCCCGGACGCCGGCGAGCTGGCCCGGCAGGTCACCGCGATGATGCCCGACCGTGAGCAGGTGCACGGCCACCACAGCCGCGGCCTCGACCACGGCGCCTGGGTGCCGCTGAAGATCATGTACCCGCTCGCCGACGTCCCGGTGCTGCAGCTCAGCCTGCCCACCGAGGACCCCGACGAGCTGCTGGCCCTCGGCGCCCGGCTGCGCCCGCTGCGCGAGCAGGGCGTGCTGGTGATCGGTTCCGGGCACATGACCCACGGCCTGCCGTTCCTGACCCGCGAGATGTTCACCGAGAACAAGGTGCCCGGCTGGTCGGCCGACTTCGACGCCTGGGCCGCCGACGCGCTCGACCGCGGGGACGTGGCCGAGCTGGCCCGCTTCCGCAGCGCCGCCCCGGGCATGCCGTTCTCGCACCCCACGGTCGAGCACTTCACGCCGCTGTTCGTCACGCTGGGAGCGGCCACCGAGCCC
- a CDS encoding cation:proton antiporter, producing the protein MAAGALAVMTAVVFVWGTFSARLTRSDVTGPIVFVGVGMLIAATTPLDAHTGTESVTVLTEATLVWVLFSDASRIGLRELRTDAGLYGRLLGVGLPLTVAAGAVCAWWLLDAPVWSALLIGAALAPTDAALGAIVITHPAVPARIRRLLNVESGLNDGIVTPIVLVALAGVATAGGHGGSGMLDAVVQLAVGVAVGAAVGTAGGWLMRTAGARGWVQEGFAGPAVLALALSSYAAAGASHGNGFVAAFAGGIAFGHMAGDRGPRGAFYVEQTAGLASLLVWTLVGAVAVPLLYGRLDWSVAGYAVLSLTVVRIIPVALSLAGSGLGRRTVLFVAWFGPRGLASVVFSLLAVEELGAAGTPVVVVIVSTILMSVLAHGVTAGPLAARYGAGAPPDRPPLREPAHTARLSWRVRDSARPPA; encoded by the coding sequence ATGGCCGCTGGCGCACTCGCCGTGATGACGGCCGTCGTGTTCGTCTGGGGGACCTTCTCGGCGCGGTTGACGCGCTCCGACGTCACCGGCCCCATCGTGTTCGTCGGTGTCGGGATGCTGATTGCCGCCACGACGCCACTCGACGCCCACACCGGGACGGAGTCCGTCACGGTGCTCACCGAGGCGACGCTGGTATGGGTGCTCTTCTCCGACGCCTCCCGGATCGGGCTCCGCGAGCTGCGGACCGATGCCGGACTGTACGGGCGGCTCCTCGGGGTGGGACTGCCGCTCACGGTCGCCGCGGGGGCTGTCTGCGCGTGGTGGTTGCTGGACGCTCCGGTGTGGTCGGCGCTGCTGATCGGCGCGGCGCTGGCGCCGACCGACGCGGCGCTCGGTGCGATCGTGATCACCCACCCGGCCGTGCCGGCGCGGATTCGCCGGTTGCTCAACGTGGAAAGCGGACTCAATGACGGCATCGTGACGCCGATCGTGCTGGTCGCACTGGCCGGTGTCGCCACCGCGGGCGGGCACGGCGGCTCGGGCATGCTTGACGCGGTTGTTCAGCTGGCTGTCGGAGTGGCGGTCGGCGCCGCGGTGGGCACAGCCGGCGGCTGGCTCATGCGTACTGCCGGTGCTCGTGGCTGGGTCCAGGAAGGCTTCGCCGGCCCGGCTGTGCTGGCCCTGGCCCTGTCGTCCTACGCGGCGGCCGGGGCCTCCCACGGCAACGGTTTCGTGGCCGCGTTCGCCGGTGGGATCGCGTTCGGCCACATGGCCGGAGACCGTGGTCCCCGCGGAGCCTTCTATGTGGAGCAGACTGCGGGGCTGGCCTCACTGCTGGTGTGGACGCTGGTAGGGGCTGTCGCGGTACCGCTGTTGTACGGCCGGTTGGACTGGTCCGTTGCCGGCTACGCGGTCCTGAGCCTGACGGTCGTCCGGATCATTCCCGTGGCGCTGAGCCTCGCCGGCTCCGGTCTGGGCCGGCGCACCGTGCTGTTCGTCGCCTGGTTCGGGCCGCGTGGGCTGGCGTCGGTGGTCTTTTCCCTGCTTGCCGTCGAGGAACTCGGCGCCGCGGGCACCCCCGTGGTGGTGGTCATCGTCAGCACCATCCTCATGAGTGTTCTGGCTCACGGGGTGACCGCCGGCCCACTCGCCGCGCGCTACGGCGCCGGCGCCCCGCCCGACCGGCCGCCTCTGCGCGAGCCGGCACACACCGCCCGTCTGTCGTGGCGGGTGCGGGATTCAGCGAGACCGCCGGCCTGA
- a CDS encoding glycoside hydrolase family 15 protein, which produces MANDYPLIADHGLIGDMQTSALVSTDGCIDWFCSPRFDSPSIFGALLDARRGGHFRIRPTAPVVTSKQLYLPDTAVLITRFLTDSGVGEVIDFMRVVDSTTATEDHRLIRMVRCVRGEMSFAVDIAPRFDYGRESSRTHISQDGVVFEGPRTAVSVCLVSEPDDERLARTWADEAGDVHAELRLTAGQMRGLSLQTGPPGPIRRIPVDEVWQLFHDTVRFWTTWVSRSTYTGRWRETLHRSAITLKLMTYAPTGAMVAAPTAALPEQIGGERNWDYRYTWVRDASFSVYSLLGMGFTDEAAALGRWLRDRVDEGRGKNGSGPLNIMYRVDGSSDLSEETLPSWSGYRGSAPVRIGNGAAGQLQLDIYGEAMDSIYFADRHGAAVGHQGWERICDLLDWVTVNWDQPEEGIWETRGGRQDFTYGRLMSWLALDRGIRMAAEHGRPAGVERWRIERDAVYRQIMTRGWSPQRRAFRQHYGTDVLDAALLRMPTVGFIAPKDPMWISTLAAMDEELVIDSLVYRYDPAASPDGLRGSEGTFSLCTFAYVSALARAGQVNKARVTFEKMLTYANHLGLYSEEIGLTGEQLGNFPQAFTHLALIDAGIALDSELDRRR; this is translated from the coding sequence ATGGCGAACGATTACCCGCTCATCGCCGATCACGGGCTGATCGGCGACATGCAAACATCCGCCCTGGTGAGCACCGACGGATGCATCGACTGGTTCTGCAGTCCACGGTTCGACTCACCCAGCATTTTCGGCGCCCTGCTGGACGCCCGGCGCGGCGGGCACTTCCGGATCCGCCCCACCGCTCCCGTGGTGACCAGCAAGCAGCTCTACCTGCCCGACACTGCCGTACTGATCACGCGTTTCCTGACCGACTCGGGTGTCGGCGAGGTCATCGATTTCATGCGGGTCGTCGACAGCACGACGGCCACCGAGGACCACCGGCTGATCCGGATGGTGCGCTGCGTCCGCGGCGAGATGAGTTTCGCCGTGGACATCGCGCCCCGCTTCGACTACGGGCGCGAGTCGTCCCGCACCCATATCAGCCAGGACGGCGTCGTGTTCGAGGGTCCCCGCACGGCCGTCTCGGTCTGCCTCGTCAGCGAGCCCGACGACGAGCGGCTGGCCCGCACGTGGGCCGACGAAGCGGGCGACGTGCACGCCGAGCTGCGGCTGACCGCCGGGCAGATGCGCGGCCTCTCCCTGCAGACCGGCCCGCCCGGTCCGATCCGCAGGATCCCGGTGGACGAGGTGTGGCAGTTGTTCCACGACACGGTCCGGTTCTGGACGACGTGGGTGAGCCGATCGACCTACACCGGGCGTTGGCGCGAGACGCTGCATCGCTCGGCCATCACGCTCAAGCTCATGACCTACGCCCCGACCGGCGCGATGGTCGCCGCGCCGACCGCCGCACTGCCGGAACAGATCGGTGGTGAGCGCAACTGGGATTACCGCTACACATGGGTGCGGGACGCGTCGTTCTCCGTGTACTCGCTTCTCGGAATGGGCTTCACCGATGAGGCCGCCGCGCTGGGTCGATGGCTGCGCGACCGCGTCGACGAGGGCAGGGGCAAGAACGGCAGCGGGCCGCTGAACATCATGTACCGGGTCGACGGCAGCAGCGACCTGAGCGAGGAGACGCTGCCGTCCTGGTCCGGCTACCGCGGATCGGCTCCGGTGCGCATCGGCAACGGCGCCGCCGGCCAGCTCCAGCTGGACATCTACGGCGAGGCGATGGACAGCATCTACTTCGCCGACCGGCACGGGGCGGCCGTCGGCCACCAGGGCTGGGAGCGCATCTGCGACCTGCTCGACTGGGTGACCGTCAACTGGGATCAGCCGGAGGAAGGCATCTGGGAGACCCGCGGTGGCCGGCAGGACTTCACCTACGGCCGGCTGATGAGCTGGCTGGCCCTGGACCGGGGCATCCGCATGGCTGCCGAACACGGCCGCCCCGCCGGTGTGGAACGGTGGAGGATCGAGCGCGACGCCGTCTACCGCCAGATCATGACTCGCGGCTGGAGCCCGCAGCGCCGTGCTTTCCGCCAGCATTACGGCACCGATGTGCTCGACGCTGCGCTGTTGCGCATGCCGACCGTGGGTTTCATCGCGCCCAAGGACCCGATGTGGATCTCCACCCTGGCCGCCATGGACGAAGAACTGGTGATCGACAGCCTGGTCTACCGCTACGACCCGGCCGCCTCGCCCGACGGCCTGCGCGGCAGCGAGGGCACGTTCTCGCTGTGCACCTTCGCGTACGTGTCCGCGCTGGCCCGAGCAGGCCAGGTGAACAAGGCACGGGTGACGTTCGAGAAGATGCTGACCTACGCCAACCACCTCGGCCTCTACTCCGAGGAGATCGGACTCACCGGCGAACAACTGGGTAACTTCCCGCAGGCGTTCACCCACCTGGCACTCATCGACGCCGGCATCGCGCTCGACAGCGAACTCGACCGGCGCCGCTGA
- a CDS encoding SHOCT domain-containing protein, which translates to MFDDNGSFLLATLEFFIFFAWFMGLFWIFGDLFRSRDLGGVAKTFWTLFLIILPLLGMLVYLIARGGGMTDRALSAHAEAQRRQETYIRSVASDAGAGTATRQITEAKALLDSGAITADEFERLKAEAWVKSPVA; encoded by the coding sequence GTGTTCGATGACAACGGGTCGTTTCTGCTGGCCACGCTCGAGTTCTTCATCTTCTTCGCCTGGTTCATGGGCTTGTTCTGGATCTTCGGGGACCTGTTTCGCAGCCGGGACCTCGGCGGCGTGGCCAAGACGTTCTGGACGCTCTTCCTGATCATCCTCCCGCTGCTCGGCATGCTGGTCTACCTGATCGCACGGGGCGGCGGCATGACCGACCGGGCGCTGAGCGCGCATGCGGAAGCGCAGCGCCGGCAGGAGACCTACATCCGCTCAGTGGCATCGGATGCCGGTGCGGGCACCGCCACCCGGCAGATCACCGAAGCGAAGGCGCTGCTCGATTCCGGCGCGATCACCGCCGACGAGTTCGAGCGGCTCAAAGCCGAGGCGTGGGTGAAGTCCCCGGTGGCCTGA
- a CDS encoding aminotransferase class V-fold PLP-dependent enzyme, with protein METPMLRRLREGSIGSGAVLDGPYGPRRVTYADQTASGQALDFVEEYIRRTVLTGYANTHTEASSTGARTGALREEARAIIHRAVGGGPGDVVLFCGSGSTTAVNKLVALLGLRIPESLDERYAFSQRIPAGERPVVFVGPYEHHSNVLPWRESIADVVEIGGDERGHPDLEDLRRALEAYGDRPLLIGSFSAASNVTGLLTDVEAISALLREHGALSVWDYAAAGPYLPISMAGKDAIFLSPHKFPGGPQTPGVLVAGKHLLANRVPTVPGGGTVAFVDPDSHRYLDDPVAREEGGTPAIVESIRAGLVFQVKQTVGADVIAAQEHRLWQRARERWAGERRIEILGDLESDRLPIVSFRIRAGEHYLHHNYVVALLNDLFGIQARGGCSCAGPYGHRLLGIGPELSRRMQNEIEAGWEGVKPGWARLNFAYFLSDAVAGYLAEAVALIAEQGARLLTDYRFNPFTGQWRHVAAKPDRPSLADLQLLADGTVLQPGGPETVGEDALPGYLEFARELMASRPDPVDGGGVQLPAPFEKLRWFLLPANCL; from the coding sequence ATGGAAACACCGATGCTGCGGCGGCTGCGCGAGGGCTCGATCGGCTCGGGCGCGGTGCTCGACGGGCCGTACGGGCCGCGCCGGGTGACGTACGCCGACCAGACCGCCTCGGGGCAGGCGCTCGACTTCGTCGAGGAGTACATCCGCCGGACGGTCCTGACCGGTTACGCCAACACGCACACCGAGGCGTCCTCGACCGGGGCCCGCACGGGTGCGCTGCGGGAGGAGGCCCGCGCGATCATCCACCGGGCGGTCGGGGGCGGGCCCGGCGACGTGGTGCTGTTCTGCGGCTCCGGCTCGACGACGGCGGTCAACAAGCTGGTCGCGCTGCTCGGCCTGCGCATCCCGGAGAGCCTGGACGAGCGGTACGCGTTCTCCCAGCGCATCCCCGCCGGCGAGCGCCCGGTCGTGTTCGTCGGCCCGTACGAGCACCACTCCAACGTTCTGCCGTGGCGCGAGAGCATCGCCGACGTCGTCGAGATCGGCGGTGACGAGCGCGGCCACCCCGACCTGGAGGACCTGCGACGGGCCCTGGAGGCGTACGGGGACCGGCCGTTGCTGATCGGGAGCTTCAGCGCCGCCTCCAACGTGACCGGCCTGCTGACCGACGTCGAGGCGATCTCGGCGCTGCTGCGGGAGCACGGCGCCCTGTCCGTCTGGGACTACGCGGCCGCGGGCCCGTACCTGCCGATCAGCATGGCCGGCAAGGACGCGATCTTCCTGTCGCCGCACAAGTTCCCCGGCGGCCCGCAGACCCCCGGCGTGCTCGTGGCGGGCAAGCACCTGCTGGCCAACCGGGTGCCCACGGTGCCGGGCGGCGGCACGGTGGCGTTCGTCGACCCCGACAGCCACCGTTACCTCGACGACCCGGTCGCCCGGGAGGAGGGCGGCACCCCGGCCATCGTCGAGTCGATCCGCGCCGGGCTGGTCTTCCAGGTCAAGCAGACGGTCGGGGCCGACGTGATCGCCGCGCAGGAGCACCGGCTGTGGCAGCGGGCCCGCGAGCGCTGGGCCGGCGAGCGGCGCATCGAGATCCTCGGCGACCTGGAGTCCGACCGGCTGCCGATCGTGTCGTTCCGGATCCGCGCGGGCGAGCACTACCTGCACCACAACTACGTGGTCGCGCTGCTCAACGACCTGTTCGGCATCCAGGCGCGCGGCGGGTGCTCGTGCGCCGGCCCGTACGGGCATCGCCTGCTCGGTATCGGCCCGGAACTGTCGCGCCGGATGCAGAACGAGATCGAGGCGGGCTGGGAGGGCGTCAAGCCGGGCTGGGCGCGGCTCAACTTCGCCTACTTCCTGTCCGACGCGGTCGCCGGCTACCTGGCCGAGGCGGTCGCGCTGATCGCCGAGCAGGGCGCCCGCCTGCTCACCGACTACCGATTCAACCCCTTCACCGGGCAGTGGCGGCACGTCGCCGCCAAGCCGGACAGGCCCAGCCTGGCCGACCTGCAGCTGCTCGCCGACGGCACGGTGCTGCAGCCGGGCGGCCCCGAGACGGTGGGTGAGGACGCCCTGCCCGGCTATCTGGAGTTCGCCCGCGAGCTGATGGCGAGCCGTCCCGACCCGGTCGACGGCGGTGGGGTGCAGCTTCCCGCCCCCTTCGAGAAGCTGCGCTGGTTCCTGCTGCCCGCCAACTGCCTGTGA
- a CDS encoding GerMN domain-containing protein, which yields MRRACGIATTTVFLLGGCGVGAQDEPHVVDLPRQALTSPGQGTSEPVGDVAQVICLVRDENLVQQVRRTRSYPTPQAQLDSLVTGPTAEERNAGLTTVLSGVKLTARGITGAQAAVEFPDAGEGRARNDKILAYAQVVCTLTARPDVAEVRFTRDGQRLEVPRSDGTLTSAPLRSSDYADMLQPG from the coding sequence ATGCGCAGGGCCTGTGGTATCGCGACGACGACCGTTTTCCTGCTGGGCGGCTGCGGCGTCGGCGCCCAGGACGAGCCGCACGTCGTCGACCTGCCGCGGCAGGCGCTGACCAGTCCCGGACAGGGCACGTCGGAGCCGGTCGGCGACGTGGCCCAGGTGATCTGCCTGGTCCGCGACGAGAACCTGGTGCAGCAGGTACGCCGTACGCGGTCCTATCCCACGCCGCAGGCCCAGCTCGACAGCCTGGTCACCGGGCCCACCGCCGAGGAGCGCAACGCGGGGCTCACCACCGTGCTGTCCGGGGTGAAGCTGACCGCCCGGGGCATCACCGGCGCGCAGGCCGCGGTGGAGTTCCCCGACGCCGGCGAGGGTCGCGCCCGCAACGACAAGATCCTGGCGTACGCGCAGGTCGTCTGCACCCTGACCGCCCGCCCGGACGTGGCCGAGGTGCGGTTCACCCGGGACGGGCAGCGGCTCGAGGTGCCCCGTTCCGACGGCACGCTGACCAGCGCACCCTTGCGCAGCAGCGACTACGCCGACATGTTGCAGCCGGGCTGA
- a CDS encoding GlsB/YeaQ/YmgE family stress response membrane protein, with the protein MTVTSLVTAVAVGVALGVAGSLVRRGVPFWLPLAAGVGAAVFATTVVRIAADLPSGFSLTELGLQVLLAAAAVAAVVATAEHRSHSDHRSPAPKGGLR; encoded by the coding sequence ATGACGGTCACCAGTCTGGTCACCGCCGTCGCCGTCGGCGTCGCCCTGGGCGTCGCCGGCTCCCTCGTGCGGCGTGGCGTTCCGTTCTGGCTGCCCCTGGCGGCCGGGGTCGGCGCGGCCGTCTTCGCCACGACGGTCGTCCGGATCGCCGCCGACCTGCCGTCCGGTTTCAGCCTCACCGAACTCGGGTTGCAGGTGCTGCTGGCCGCGGCCGCGGTCGCCGCCGTCGTGGCCACGGCCGAGCACCGTTCCCATTCCGACCACCGCTCCCCCGCGCCCAAGGGAGGCCTGCGATGA
- a CDS encoding STAS domain-containing protein, giving the protein MIGVRNDVAVVTPSHDLDAAASELLREALADAVRDHRHVIVDMHAAPTIDSAGLSLLVRAYNDAKARGGTLSLAAPSRYVVTVLHTMKLHQIFAVYPDVDAALLVRQLETETSASAGPIQ; this is encoded by the coding sequence ATGATTGGCGTCCGTAACGACGTCGCGGTCGTCACCCCGTCCCACGATCTCGACGCCGCCGCGAGCGAGCTGCTGCGCGAGGCACTGGCCGACGCGGTCCGCGATCACCGGCACGTGATCGTCGACATGCACGCGGCGCCGACGATCGACTCGGCGGGGCTCAGCCTGCTCGTACGGGCGTACAACGACGCCAAGGCCCGCGGCGGCACCCTGAGCCTGGCCGCGCCCTCCCGGTACGTGGTGACGGTGTTGCACACGATGAAGCTGCACCAGATCTTCGCCGTCTATCCGGACGTCGACGCGGCGCTACTCGTCCGGCAGCTCGAGACGGAAACGAGCGCCTCCGCCGGGCCGATCCAGTAG
- a CDS encoding sensor histidine kinase has protein sequence MRRAGLRTRVSAAFAIGALALSAGVTFVSYELISNTLFRERERAAVRVTYFDATVINSGLGGSDPEVGDLLQSLDVGADRYVLLHRQGQWYSRSADSSAGGAVPEKLQKLAATGQAGAQRIRRDNEAALVVAVPVQGGSVFYEIVSLGELERTLQLLALVLTAVAIMVSAGGAAVGWYVTRHALRPLAAVAEAASGIADGDLDTRLDPDAEPELGRLTASFNHMADELSRRLQRDRRFAADVSHELRSPLQTLAAAVSVLNRRRDGLDERSAAAVGLIADEVARFQALVDDLLELARSDQPAHREPADIGLLAGRVLRDRGLPAGLIEVEPGTPVDWHVDRRRVEQALGNLIDNAVRYGGGPVAVRIGKGFLEVDDAGPGVPAESRAAIFDRFVRGPAANSRGGGDGTGLGLAIVAEHAAAHDGRILLLDRPGGGARFRLELPDE, from the coding sequence GTGAGGCGGGCGGGCCTGCGGACCCGGGTCAGCGCGGCGTTCGCGATCGGCGCGCTGGCGCTGTCGGCCGGTGTCACGTTCGTGTCGTACGAGCTGATCAGCAACACCCTGTTCCGGGAGCGGGAACGCGCGGCCGTACGCGTCACCTACTTCGACGCCACGGTGATCAACTCGGGTCTGGGCGGCAGCGATCCCGAGGTGGGCGACCTGCTGCAGTCGCTCGACGTCGGCGCCGACCGGTACGTGCTGCTCCACCGGCAGGGCCAGTGGTATTCGCGCAGCGCGGACTCCTCGGCAGGCGGGGCGGTGCCCGAGAAGCTGCAGAAGCTCGCCGCAACCGGGCAGGCCGGCGCCCAGCGCATCCGTCGCGACAACGAGGCGGCCCTGGTCGTGGCCGTGCCGGTGCAGGGCGGTTCGGTCTTCTACGAGATCGTTTCGCTGGGCGAGCTGGAACGCACGTTGCAGCTGCTCGCGCTGGTGCTGACGGCGGTGGCGATCATGGTGTCGGCCGGGGGAGCGGCGGTCGGCTGGTACGTCACCCGGCACGCCCTTCGCCCCCTGGCGGCGGTGGCCGAGGCGGCCAGCGGCATCGCCGACGGCGACCTCGACACCCGCCTCGACCCGGACGCCGAGCCCGAGCTGGGCCGGCTCACCGCCTCGTTCAACCACATGGCCGACGAGCTTTCGCGCCGTTTGCAGCGTGACCGCCGGTTCGCCGCCGACGTCAGCCACGAGCTGCGTTCGCCCCTGCAGACGCTGGCGGCCGCGGTCAGCGTGCTCAACCGGCGGCGCGACGGCCTGGACGAGCGTTCGGCGGCCGCGGTCGGGCTGATCGCCGACGAGGTCGCCCGCTTCCAGGCGCTCGTCGACGACCTGCTCGAACTGGCCCGCAGCGACCAGCCGGCGCACCGCGAGCCCGCCGACATCGGCCTGCTGGCCGGGCGGGTGCTGCGCGACCGGGGACTGCCGGCCGGCCTGATCGAGGTCGAGCCGGGCACACCGGTGGACTGGCACGTCGACCGCCGCCGGGTCGAGCAGGCGCTGGGCAACCTGATCGACAACGCCGTGCGGTACGGGGGCGGGCCGGTGGCCGTACGGATCGGGAAGGGTTTTCTCGAGGTCGACGACGCCGGTCCCGGGGTGCCGGCCGAGTCGCGGGCGGCGATCTTCGACCGGTTCGTGCGGGGGCCGGCGGCGAACTCGCGGGGCGGGGGCGACGGCACCGGGCTCGGGCTGGCGATCGTGGCCGAGCACGCCGCCGCCCACGACGGCCGGATCCTGCTACTGGATCGGCCCGGCGGAGGCGCTCGTTTCCGTCTCGAGCTGCCGGACGAGTAG
- a CDS encoding response regulator transcription factor codes for MSAVLLIEDDDRIRLSLAMALEDEGYVTHAVATAEEGLELQRKQPADAVLVDLMLPGMDGFECIRQLRRTDDVPVIVVSARDDTHDIVAGLEAGADDYVVKPVAVKELAARLRALRRRGRAAQAATPAMTVLTFGDLEILPEAGEVRLHGEPVAVTRTEFRLLCELAEHPGQVLSRQQLLSRVWEYDIGDERLVDVHVGRLRHKIEDNTGRPRHLVTVRGLGYKLQP; via the coding sequence ATGAGTGCCGTGCTGTTGATCGAGGATGACGACCGGATCCGGCTGTCGCTGGCCATGGCCCTGGAGGACGAGGGTTACGTCACCCACGCCGTGGCCACCGCCGAGGAGGGCCTCGAGCTGCAGCGTAAACAGCCGGCCGACGCCGTGCTGGTCGACCTGATGCTGCCGGGCATGGACGGCTTCGAGTGCATCCGGCAGCTGCGCCGCACCGACGACGTGCCGGTGATCGTGGTCAGCGCCCGCGACGACACGCACGACATCGTGGCGGGGCTCGAGGCGGGCGCCGACGACTACGTGGTCAAGCCGGTCGCCGTGAAGGAGCTGGCGGCACGCTTGCGGGCGCTGCGCCGGCGGGGCCGGGCCGCGCAGGCCGCCACCCCGGCGATGACCGTGCTGACCTTCGGCGACCTGGAAATTCTGCCCGAGGCGGGCGAGGTGCGCCTGCACGGCGAGCCGGTCGCGGTCACCCGTACGGAGTTCCGGCTGCTGTGCGAGCTGGCCGAGCACCCGGGCCAGGTGCTGTCGCGGCAGCAGCTGCTCAGCCGGGTCTGGGAGTACGACATCGGCGACGAGCGCCTGGTCGACGTGCACGTGGGCCGGCTCCGGCACAAGATCGAGGACAACACCGGCCGGCCCCGGCACCTGGTGACCGTCCGCGGTCTGGGCTACAAGCTCCAGCCGTGA
- a CDS encoding aldo/keto reductase codes for MELLDTLTGAGRIGLGLAAVGRPGYITLGRAADLPATRSVEALRERTHTLLTDAWAAGVRYFDVARSYGRAEEFLAAWLPGHPGAIVGSKWGYTYTAGWSVTADVHEVKDHSVATFDRQILETRALLGNHLSLYQIHSLTPGSPALTDTGLHHRLAALDVPVGFSTSGPRQAETIRAALAIEVNGARLFRSVQSTWNLLEPSAGPALAEAHAAGCVVIVKEALANGRLADPSLSSVLTELAVTPDVVATAAALQQPWSPIVLSGAATRAQLASNLRAADLTLSPGHLDRLATLAEPADQYWKTRAALAWS; via the coding sequence ATGGAGCTCCTCGACACCCTGACCGGCGCCGGCCGCATCGGGCTGGGCCTGGCCGCCGTGGGCCGCCCCGGCTACATCACCCTCGGCCGCGCCGCCGACCTGCCCGCCACCCGCAGCGTCGAGGCCCTGCGTGAACGCACCCACACCCTGCTCACCGACGCGTGGGCGGCCGGCGTGCGCTACTTCGACGTGGCCCGCTCGTACGGCCGCGCCGAGGAGTTCCTGGCCGCCTGGCTCCCCGGCCACCCCGGCGCGATCGTCGGCAGCAAATGGGGCTACACCTACACCGCCGGTTGGTCGGTGACCGCCGACGTGCACGAGGTGAAGGACCACAGCGTCGCCACGTTCGACCGTCAGATCCTCGAAACCCGCGCCCTGCTCGGGAACCACCTGAGCCTCTACCAGATCCACTCGCTCACCCCCGGCAGCCCCGCCCTGACCGACACCGGGCTGCACCACCGCCTGGCCGCCCTGGACGTGCCGGTGGGCTTCTCGACCAGCGGCCCCCGCCAGGCCGAAACCATCCGCGCCGCCCTGGCGATCGAGGTGAACGGCGCCCGCCTGTTCCGCAGCGTCCAGTCGACGTGGAACCTGCTGGAACCCAGCGCCGGCCCCGCCCTGGCCGAGGCCCACGCGGCCGGCTGCGTCGTCATCGTCAAGGAGGCCCTGGCCAACGGCCGCCTCGCCGACCCGTCGCTGAGCAGCGTGCTCACCGAACTGGCCGTCACCCCCGACGTGGTCGCGACAGCCGCGGCCCTGCAGCAGCCCTGGTCCCCCATCGTCCTGTCGGGCGCCGCCACCCGGGCCCAGCTCGCCTCCAACCTGCGGGCCGCCGACCTGACGCTGAGCCCCGGCCACCTGGACCGGTTGGCGACCCTCGCCGAGCCCGCCGATCAGTACTGGAAGACCCGCGCGGCCCTCGCCTGGTCCTGA